The following coding sequences lie in one Spinacia oleracea cultivar Varoflay chromosome 1, BTI_SOV_V1, whole genome shotgun sequence genomic window:
- the LOC110798254 gene encoding uncharacterized protein isoform X1, with product MAGERTDLRVSEAVYLEELSRTPQKKIDVSVEKRKSLKVRYYYGIIFLTTNFVAWLVRDYIQRVIPENHFLRTCGVGGHDCIQTIGVLRISFGCFIFFFLMFLTTLNTNKLQEVRNAWHSGWWLIKCVLLVISMTSPFFLHSEYVHFYGEFARIGAGVFLALQLISVIQFIAWWNNYWMPDVKRKQSCSLGLFMSTVFYVASICGVVALYILYVPRSSCTLNIFFITWTAVLLIVMMLITLHSKVNRGLLSSGIMAAYVVFLCWSAIRSEPAGDKCSPQKQVTGHHDWITVFSFFIGICAIVMATFSTGIDSESFQFRKDEVEEEDDIPYKYGFFHLVFSLGAMYFAMLFINWDLNSSTRTWSIDVGWASTWVKIINEWFAATIYMWKLISPVVRQAKIVDEGAIQPDQSC from the exons ATGGCAGGGGAAAGGACAGATTTAAGGGTATCTGAGGCTGTTTACTTGGAAGAATTATCAAGGACTCCGCAGAAGAAGATTGATGTCTCAGTAGAGAAGAGAAAGTCCTTAAAAGTTCGCTATTACTACGGAATTATCTTCTTGACCACCAATTTCGTTGCGTGGCTTGTTCGTGATTATATTCAAAGGGTTATACCAGAAAATCATT TTCTTAGAACTTGTGGAGTTGGAGGTCATGACTGCATTCAAACCATTGGAGTTCTTCGGATCAGCTTTGGATGCTTC atatttttctttttgatgttTCTTACAACACTGAATACAAACAAGCTACAAGAAGTTCGTAATGCTTGGCATTCTGGTTGGTGGCTAATAAAATGTGTCCTGTTAGTTATATCAATGACGTCTCCTTTCTTCCTCCATTCAGAATACGTACACTTTTATG GTGAGTTTGCCCGTATAGGTGCAGG GGTTTTTCTTGCTCTCCAACTTATTAGCGTGATTCAATTTATAGCATGGTGGAATAACTACTGGATGCCTGATGTGAAAAGAAAGCAAAG CTGCTCCCTTGGATTGTTTATGTCAACAGTTTTTTATGTAGCTTCTATATGTGGGGTTGTTGCTTTATATATCTTGTATGTCCCAAGATCTTCCTGCACTCTCAACATATTTTTTATCACATGGACGGCAGTTTTGCTTATTGTAATGATGCTTATAACATTACATTCGAAG GTAAACAGAGGTCTTTTATCTTCAGGAATCATGGCTGCTTATGTTGTTTTTCTATGTTGGTCTGCTATCCGGAG TGAGCCTGCTGGGGACAAGTGCAGTCCACAGAAGCAAGTGACTGGACATCACGACTGGATCACCGTATTT AGCTTCTTCATTGGAATTTGTGCAATAGTGATGGCAACGTTCTCGACGGGGATTGATTCCGAGTCATTCCAG TTTCGCAAAGATGAGGTTGAAGAAGAGGATGATATTCCATATAAGTATGGATTCTTTCATCTGGTGTTTTCCTTAGGAGCCATGTATTTTGCAATGTTATTCATAAATTGGGACCTCAACAGCTCTACGAGAAC ATGGAGTATCGATGTTGGATGGGCAAGCACATGGGTGAAGATTATCAATGAGTGGTTTGCAGCCACCATATACA TGTGGAAGTTAATATCACCTGTTGTAAGACAAGCCAAGATCGTGGATGAAGGAGCTATACAGCCAGATCAGAGTTGCTGA
- the LOC110798254 gene encoding uncharacterized protein isoform X2: protein MAGERTDLRVSEAVYLEELSRTPQKKIDVSVEKRKSLKVRYYYGIIFLTTNFVAWLVRDYIQRVIPENHFLRTCGVGGHDCIQTIGVLRISFGCFIFFFLMFLTTLNTNKLQEVRNAWHSGEFARIGAGVFLALQLISVIQFIAWWNNYWMPDVKRKQSCSLGLFMSTVFYVASICGVVALYILYVPRSSCTLNIFFITWTAVLLIVMMLITLHSKVNRGLLSSGIMAAYVVFLCWSAIRSEPAGDKCSPQKQVTGHHDWITVFSFFIGICAIVMATFSTGIDSESFQFRKDEVEEEDDIPYKYGFFHLVFSLGAMYFAMLFINWDLNSSTRTWSIDVGWASTWVKIINEWFAATIYMWKLISPVVRQAKIVDEGAIQPDQSC from the exons ATGGCAGGGGAAAGGACAGATTTAAGGGTATCTGAGGCTGTTTACTTGGAAGAATTATCAAGGACTCCGCAGAAGAAGATTGATGTCTCAGTAGAGAAGAGAAAGTCCTTAAAAGTTCGCTATTACTACGGAATTATCTTCTTGACCACCAATTTCGTTGCGTGGCTTGTTCGTGATTATATTCAAAGGGTTATACCAGAAAATCATT TTCTTAGAACTTGTGGAGTTGGAGGTCATGACTGCATTCAAACCATTGGAGTTCTTCGGATCAGCTTTGGATGCTTC atatttttctttttgatgttTCTTACAACACTGAATACAAACAAGCTACAAGAAGTTCGTAATGCTTGGCATTCTG GTGAGTTTGCCCGTATAGGTGCAGG GGTTTTTCTTGCTCTCCAACTTATTAGCGTGATTCAATTTATAGCATGGTGGAATAACTACTGGATGCCTGATGTGAAAAGAAAGCAAAG CTGCTCCCTTGGATTGTTTATGTCAACAGTTTTTTATGTAGCTTCTATATGTGGGGTTGTTGCTTTATATATCTTGTATGTCCCAAGATCTTCCTGCACTCTCAACATATTTTTTATCACATGGACGGCAGTTTTGCTTATTGTAATGATGCTTATAACATTACATTCGAAG GTAAACAGAGGTCTTTTATCTTCAGGAATCATGGCTGCTTATGTTGTTTTTCTATGTTGGTCTGCTATCCGGAG TGAGCCTGCTGGGGACAAGTGCAGTCCACAGAAGCAAGTGACTGGACATCACGACTGGATCACCGTATTT AGCTTCTTCATTGGAATTTGTGCAATAGTGATGGCAACGTTCTCGACGGGGATTGATTCCGAGTCATTCCAG TTTCGCAAAGATGAGGTTGAAGAAGAGGATGATATTCCATATAAGTATGGATTCTTTCATCTGGTGTTTTCCTTAGGAGCCATGTATTTTGCAATGTTATTCATAAATTGGGACCTCAACAGCTCTACGAGAAC ATGGAGTATCGATGTTGGATGGGCAAGCACATGGGTGAAGATTATCAATGAGTGGTTTGCAGCCACCATATACA TGTGGAAGTTAATATCACCTGTTGTAAGACAAGCCAAGATCGTGGATGAAGGAGCTATACAGCCAGATCAGAGTTGCTGA
- the LOC130468031 gene encoding ATP-dependent DNA helicase Q-like SIM: protein MEALGAWFSQQDCLVLAATWSGKSLCFQLPALLTRKVVVVISPLISLMHDQCLKLSKHGISACFLGSGQPDNTVEKKAMNGMYSVVYVCLETLLSFHCLMRCIMHTNKSTSEACGEPWNSFICHR from the exons ATGGAAGCTCTTGGTGCTTGGTTTTCTCAGCAAGACTGTCTTGTTCTTGCAGCAACATGGTCTG GGAAATCTCTGTGCTTTCAGCTACCTGCGCTTTTGACAAGGAAGGTCGTGGTCGTGATTTCTCCATTGATAAGCTTGATGCATGACCAGTGCTTAAAGCTATCAAAACATGGCATCTCTGCATGTTTCCTTGGATCAGGACAACCAGATAACACCGTTGAGAAGAAAGCAATGAACGGCATGTATTCCGTTGTATACGTTTGCCTCGAAACACTGCTTAG CTTTCACTGTCTGATGAGGTGTATAATGCATACTAATAAGTCCACTTCAGAGGCTTGCGGAGAACCGTGGAATAGCTTTATTTGCCATCGATGA
- the LOC110798252 gene encoding uncharacterized protein: protein MFRMESDVFCSLAKLLKDDYGLKSTRTMCSEESLAMFIYLCAQFQSNRNLQNRFKHSGETISRKMNEVLKAMTKFSRDIVRASDPYFREVSVKIRGNYKYWPHFKDCIGAIDGTHIPCVVPEEDRIPYIGRKGHPTQNILAICDFDMLFTYFVVGWPGSVHDNRVLKNAMDNPKKAFPHPPEGKYYVVDAGYPNMKGFLAPFKGQRYHIPDYRRSTQPPTGYYEVYNYKHSSLRNVIERTFGVWKSRWRILSMMPNFPLETQNKIVAATMAMHNYIRRHALEDLEFDKCDADPNYIPVVEEDAQDIGGGSSSTLREDHDGSMDDDSMESVRHNIASSMLKQDLQEQCV from the exons ATGTTTAGAATGGAGTCTGATGTGTTCTGTAGTCTTGCTAAATTGTTGAAAGACGATTATGGTTTGAAGTCTACTAGGACCATGTGTTCTGAAGAATCACTTGCAATGTTTATATATTTATGTGCTCAGTTTCAATCAAACCGTAATCTGCAAAATAGGTTTAAACATTCGGGGGAAACAATCAGTAGAAAAATGAATGAAGTTCTTAAAGCTATGACTAAATTTTCTAGAGATATTGTGAGAGCTTCTGATCCATATTTTAGGGAGGTCTCGGTCAAAATACGAGGTAACTATAAGTATTGGCCACATTTCAAGGATTGTATTGGTGCCATTGATGGGACTCACATCCCATGTGTTGTTCCGGAAGAAGATAGAATTCCTTACATAGGGCGTAAAGGGCACCCAACTCAAAATATTCTGGCAATTTGTGACTTTGACATGTTGTTTACATACTTTGTTGTTGGGTGGCCTGGATCCGTTCATGACAATCGTGTTTTAAAGAATGCAATGGATAATCCAAAGAAGGCGTTCCCTCATCCACCAGAAG GTAAATATTATGTTGTTGATGCGGGTTATCCTAATATGAAAGGATTTTTGGCTCCGTTTAAAGGCCAACGATATCATATTCCTGATTATCGCCGTTCAACTCAACCTCCAACCGGTTATTACGAAGTCTATAATTATAAACACTCTTCATTAAGGAATGTGATTGAGCGAACATTTGGAGTATGGAAAAGTAGATGGAGGATACTATCCATGATGCCAAATTTTCCACTAGAAACACAAAACAAGATTGTTGCTGCAACTATGGCTATGCACAACTACATTAGAAGACATGCACTTGAAGATTTGGAATTCGACAAATGCGATGCGGACCCAAATTATATTCCTGTGGTGGAAGAAGATGCTCAAGATATTGGTGGTGGTTCTTCGAGTACTTTACGAGAAGATCACGATGGCTCAATGGATGATGATAGCATGGAGTCTGTCCGGCACAACATTGCATCTTCTATGTTGAAACAAGATTTGCAAGAGCAATGTGTATAA